A single region of the Sorghum bicolor cultivar BTx623 chromosome 9, Sorghum_bicolor_NCBIv3, whole genome shotgun sequence genome encodes:
- the LOC8077943 gene encoding serine/arginine repetitive matrix protein 1 isoform X1 yields MAAAAGAASSILSSAPPRRLPFPPTHTRKPLAAAAPKALTQKLLRLPPASSAPASPPPPEGAEKPDPVKLAFARAAAYKKERDSPSPAPPPAPPPQSPPPSQPQASVVEPGSKEAFKRALEYRNGNGAGAGAAGGGGDSPLLGGSPDFGQNALLSEEVSFGKKGAYEFDETDFLGLDFFEKKRSRGLPPGLAPAFEPLRDDDFPEVEIIVGDPSKFEKSPRPTEIQPVDDTESEETSQSSTTKPNESDKVAPPSTVLEPEEDEDVYRPTVRSWGMFPRPQNISKAYGGGRNIRLGGETLSAEEKAAKDKRTKELVAAYRNRQNIVIDAKTKAECIEALREGDEMMNTGRLKQALPYYEKVMDAVDFKTELHGKAALQWSICLDSLCRSKEAMSMYSKLKNHPNIEIRKKANMFVFSFQAMDFMKVSSIPVPKNTGYETYFTKFGSQKNYYASLDEPEVGIGQIIPYMIFLVSPIFIVAFVALRKSFQL; encoded by the exons ATGGCCGCCGCGGCGGGCGCGGCATCTTCCATCCTCTCCTCCGCGCCCCCGCGCCGCCTCCCCTTCCCTCCCACCCACACCCGCAAACCCCTCGCCGCGGCTGCCCCCAAGGCCCTCACTCAGAAACTCCTCCGTCTCCCGCCCGCCTCATCCGCCCCCGCCTCGCCGCCTCCGCCCGAGGGGGCCGAGAAGCCGGACCCCGTCAAGCTCGCTTTCGCCCGCGCCGCCGCATACAAGAAGGAGAGGGACAGCCCGAGCCCGGCCCCGCCTCCCGCACCGCCGCCACAATCTCCACCACCGTCGCAGCCGCAGGCTTCGGTGGTTGAGCCCGGCAGTAAGGAGGCCTTCAAACGGGCATTGGAGTACAGAAACGGCAACGGGGCCGGAGCGGGCGCggctggtggtggcggtgacTCCCCGCTGCTGGGAGGCTCACCGGATTTTG GTCAGAATGCATTACTTAGTGAAGAAGTCTCGTTTGGCAAGAAAGGAGCGTACGAGTTTGATGAGACTGATTTTTTGGGTCTCGACTTCTTTGAGAAAAAACGTTCTAGAGGTCTACCGCCTGGGCTAGCTCCAGCCTTTGAGCCTTTACGAGATGACGATTTTCCTGAGGTGGAGATAATAGTCGGAGACCCTAGCAAATTCGAGAAGTCTCCTCGCCCAACAGAAATCCAACCGGTAGACGACACGGAGTCAGAGGAAACATCTCAATCATCAACTACTAAACCAAATGAATCTGACAAGGTAGCACCCCCTTCAACTGTTCTTGAGCCAGAAGAAGACGAAGATGTTTATAGACCCACGGTTAGATCATGGGGAATGTTTCCAAGGCCACAAAATATTTCAAAGGCG TATGGCGGTGGAAGAAATATACGCCTTGGTGGAGAGACTCTTAGTGCAGAAGAAAAGGCAGCCAAGGATAAGCGCACCAAAGAGCTAGTAGCTGCATATAGGAATCGACAAAACATAGTAATCGATGCAAAGACAAAAGCAGAGTGCATCGAG GCCTTGAGGGAAGGTGATGAGATGATGAATACTGGAAGGCTTAAACAAGCATTGCCTTATTATGAAAAAGTGATGGACGCTGTGGACTTTaag ACTGAACTTCATGGAAAGGCTGCTCTGCAATGGTCCATCTGTCTCGATTCACTCTGCAG GTCCAAGGAAGCAATGAGCATGTATAGCAAACTTAAAAACCACCCAAATATTGAGATCAGAAAGAAAGCAAACATGTTTGTGTTCAGCTTTCAG GCAATGGATTTCATGAAGGTGAGCAGCATTCCAGTGCCCAAAAACACTGGCTACGAGACGTACTTCACCAAATTCGGCAGCCAGAAGAATTACTACGCGAGCTTGGACGAGCCAGAGGTGGGGATCGGCCAGATCATCCCGTACATGATCTTTCTTGTTTCGCCGATATTTATAGTCGCTTTTGTTGCGCTGAGAAAATCCTTTCAGCTATGA
- the LOC8077943 gene encoding atherin isoform X2, which produces MAAAAGAASSILSSAPPRRLPFPPTHTRKPLAAAAPKALTQKLLRLPPASSAPASPPPPEGAEKPDPVKLAFARAAAYKKERDSPSPAPPPAPPPQSPPPSQPQASVVEPGSKEAFKRALEYRNGNGAGAGAAGGGGDSPLLGGSPDFGQNALLSEEVSFGKKGAYEFDETDFLGLDFFEKKRSRGLPPGLAPAFEPLRDDDFPEVEIIVGDPSKFEKSPRPTEIQPVDDTESEETSQSSTTKPNESDKVAPPSTVLEPEEDEDVYRPTVRSWGMFPRPQNISKAYGGGRNIRLGGETLSAEEKAAKDKRTKELVAAYRNRQNIVIDAKTKAECIEALREGDEMMNTGRLKQALPYYEKVMDAVDFKTELHGKAALQWSICLDSLCSFIGSNISTVSLCVC; this is translated from the exons ATGGCCGCCGCGGCGGGCGCGGCATCTTCCATCCTCTCCTCCGCGCCCCCGCGCCGCCTCCCCTTCCCTCCCACCCACACCCGCAAACCCCTCGCCGCGGCTGCCCCCAAGGCCCTCACTCAGAAACTCCTCCGTCTCCCGCCCGCCTCATCCGCCCCCGCCTCGCCGCCTCCGCCCGAGGGGGCCGAGAAGCCGGACCCCGTCAAGCTCGCTTTCGCCCGCGCCGCCGCATACAAGAAGGAGAGGGACAGCCCGAGCCCGGCCCCGCCTCCCGCACCGCCGCCACAATCTCCACCACCGTCGCAGCCGCAGGCTTCGGTGGTTGAGCCCGGCAGTAAGGAGGCCTTCAAACGGGCATTGGAGTACAGAAACGGCAACGGGGCCGGAGCGGGCGCggctggtggtggcggtgacTCCCCGCTGCTGGGAGGCTCACCGGATTTTG GTCAGAATGCATTACTTAGTGAAGAAGTCTCGTTTGGCAAGAAAGGAGCGTACGAGTTTGATGAGACTGATTTTTTGGGTCTCGACTTCTTTGAGAAAAAACGTTCTAGAGGTCTACCGCCTGGGCTAGCTCCAGCCTTTGAGCCTTTACGAGATGACGATTTTCCTGAGGTGGAGATAATAGTCGGAGACCCTAGCAAATTCGAGAAGTCTCCTCGCCCAACAGAAATCCAACCGGTAGACGACACGGAGTCAGAGGAAACATCTCAATCATCAACTACTAAACCAAATGAATCTGACAAGGTAGCACCCCCTTCAACTGTTCTTGAGCCAGAAGAAGACGAAGATGTTTATAGACCCACGGTTAGATCATGGGGAATGTTTCCAAGGCCACAAAATATTTCAAAGGCG TATGGCGGTGGAAGAAATATACGCCTTGGTGGAGAGACTCTTAGTGCAGAAGAAAAGGCAGCCAAGGATAAGCGCACCAAAGAGCTAGTAGCTGCATATAGGAATCGACAAAACATAGTAATCGATGCAAAGACAAAAGCAGAGTGCATCGAG GCCTTGAGGGAAGGTGATGAGATGATGAATACTGGAAGGCTTAAACAAGCATTGCCTTATTATGAAAAAGTGATGGACGCTGTGGACTTTaag ACTGAACTTCATGGAAAGGCTGCTCTGCAATGGTCCATCTGTCTCGATTCACTCTGCAG TTTCATTGGGAGTAACATCAGCACTGTTAGTCTCTGTGTCTGTTAA